A genome region from Carya illinoinensis cultivar Pawnee chromosome 2, C.illinoinensisPawnee_v1, whole genome shotgun sequence includes the following:
- the LOC122300071 gene encoding cytochrome P450 78A3-like, which produces MGKEVESLWLFAFISKCQAFTEASIAWPILVMGVLAWLAMTLVFWAHPGGPAWGRHSWRNGKSSASSALAEKQIPGPRGFPLFGSMQLMASLAHHRIAAAAKACRAMRLMAFSLGETRVIVTCNPDVAKEILHSSVFSDRPVKESAYSLMFNRAIGFAPYGAYWRTLRRIANTHLFSPKQIKASEAQRCEIAAQMVAMFGDQHGKSFRAREIFKRASLNNMMCSVFGSKYRLDTSNSEVEELQRMVGEGYELLGLLNWSDHLPWLADFDAQKIRFRCSKLVPKVNRFVGGIIAQHRDDRNGENNYRDFVDVLLSLQGPERLSDTDMIAVLWEMIFRGTDTVAVLMEWILARMVLHPDVQSKVQEELDNVVGRSRHVAEADVAALVYLMAVVKEVLRLHPPGPLLSWARLAINDTMIDGYHVPKGTMAMVNMWAIARDPYVWEDPSEFMPERFMSNKEGLVDFSVLGSDLRLAPFGSGKRSCPGKSLGLTTVSFWVASLLHEYEWLPSDQTTGVDLSEVLRLSCEMANPLTAKLRPRRRTRLYD; this is translated from the exons atgggtaaggaagtggagagCCTCTGGCTCTTTGCTTTCATCTCCAAATGCCAAGCCTTTACAGAAGCAAGCATTGCATGGCCAATTTTAGTTATGGGTGTGCTGGCTTGGCTAGCCATGACCCTTGTTTTCTGGGCTCACCCTGGGGGCCCTGCTTGGGGCAGGCACAGTTGGAGAAATGGGAAATCCTCTGCATCCTCTGCTCTAGCCGAGAAGCAAATCCCAGGTCCCAGAGGGTTTCCTCTGTTTGGCAGCATGCAGCTCATGGCCTCCCTCGCTCACCACCGGATTGCCGCCGCTGCCAAGGCATGCCGCGCCATGCGGCTCATGGCGTTTAGCCTCGGCGAAACTCGAGTTATCGTCACGTGTAATCCCGACGTGGCCAAAGAAATCCTGCACAGCTCGGTGTTTTCTGACCGTCCTGTCAAGGAGTCCGCCTACAGCTTGATGTTTAACAGGGCAATCGGGTTCGCTCCTTATGGGGCCTATTGGCGAACACTTCGGAGAATCGCCAACACCCATCTTTTCTCCCCGAAACAGATCAAAGCTTCCGAGGCTCAAAGATGCGAAATCGCTGCTCAGATGGTGGCAATGTTTGGAGATCAGCATGGGAAAAGCTTCCGCGCGCGTGAGATTTTCAAACGTGCGTCGCTTAACAACATGATGTGCTCGGTGTTCGGAAGCAAATACAGATTGGATACATCGAACAGCGAAGTGGAAGAGTTGCAGAGGATGGTGGGTGAAGGGTATGAGCTGTTGGGGTTGCTGAACTGGTCCGATCACCTGCCATGGCTAGCTGATTTTGATGCGCAAAAAATCCGGTTCAGATGCTCAAAACTCGTTCCAAAAGTCAACCGGTTTGTCGGCGGAATCATCGCCCAACACCGGGATGATCGAAATGGTGAAAACAACTACAGGGATTTTGTTGACGTTTTGCTTTCTCTTCAAGGCCCCGAAAGACTATCGGACACCGACATGATCGCCGTCCTATGG GAAATGATTTTCAGAGGGACAGACACTGTGGCAGTTCTAATGGAGTGGATACTTGCGAGGATGGTGCTTCATCCCGATGTTCAATCAAAGGTCCAAGAGGAGCTTGATAACGTTGTAGGAAGATCAAGACATGTTGCCGAGGCTGATGTGGCGGCTTTGGTGTATCTGATGGCTGTGGTGAAGGAGGTGCTAAGGCTACACCCACCAGGCCCACTTCTATCATGGGCCCGCTTGGCTATCAATGACACAATGATTGATGGGTATCACGTGCCGAAAGGGACCATGGCTATGGTTAACATGTGGGCCATCGCACGTGACCCATATGTTTGGGAGGATCCATCGGAATTTATGCCCGAGAGATTTATGAGCAATAAGGAGGGTTTAGTGGACTTTTCGGTGCTCGGCTCAGATCTTAGGCTTGCACCATTTGGATCGGGTAAGCGATCTTGCCCGGGAAAGAGCTTAGGCTTGACCACGGTCAGCTTTTGGGTGGCCTCACTTTTACATGAGTATGAATGGCTACCATCCGATCAGACGACTGGGGTTGACTTGTCTGAAGTATTGAGGCTCTCTTGCGAGATGGCCAATCCTTTGACCGCTAAATTACGCCCTAGGCGCAGAACACGCTTATATGACTAG